One stretch of Macaca nemestrina isolate mMacNem1 chromosome 17, mMacNem.hap1, whole genome shotgun sequence DNA includes these proteins:
- the LOC105476822 gene encoding transcription elongation factor SPT4, translating to MALETVPKDLRHLRACLLCSLVKTIDQFEYDGCDNCDAYLQMKGNREMVYDCTSSSFDGIIAMMSPEDSWVSKWQRVSNFKPGVYAVSVTGRLPQGIVRELKSRGVAYKSRDTAIKT from the exons ATGGCCCTGGAGACAGTGCCGAAGGACCTGCGGCATCTGCGGGCCTGTTTGCTGTGTTCGCTGGTCAAG ACTATAGACCAGTTTGAATATGATGGTTGTGACAATTGTGATGCATATCTACAAATGAAGGGTAACCGAGAGATGGTATATGACTGCACCAGCTCTTCCTTTGATGG AATCATTGCAATGATGAGTCCAGAGGACAGCTGGGTCTCCAAGTGGCAGCGAGTCA gtAACTTTAAGCCAGGTGTATATGCGGTGTCAGTCACTGGTCGCCTGCCCCAAG GAATCGTGCGGGAGCTGAAAAGTCGAGGAGTGGCCTACAAATCCAGAGACACAGCTATAAAGACGTAG